One genomic region from Tigriopus californicus strain San Diego chromosome 4, Tcal_SD_v2.1, whole genome shotgun sequence encodes:
- the LOC131879348 gene encoding BTB/POZ domain-containing protein 1-like isoform X1, with product MSSSSPSSSLSLSGGGGASSLPIETTASRLDRSAQRLNAPLSSSNPPTTESEGGPRASESVGINMSSPLHPDERDLKGGAEEELTEGLNEDVNGLEVDSTLEPEVDDVPAATPANLLPSTRSRPIPLPPQQIRSQPPRRWRANSNDSSHHHLPTNGQALDLDDATVEVSDMILNVSLNRPNPITSSPAVNQSQASNSKYTSSSTVAVSTGGQSGVDPDPPSSVVNLQLTSIAHNWQATKMTIKDRLSFMFNNEVLADIHFIVGKDAAQQRIPAHRFVLSVGSAVFDAMFNSKLATKDVEITLPDVEPASFLALLRFIYSDEVQIGPETVMTTLYTAKKYAVPALEKHCVDFLKHNLSADNAFMLLTQARLFDEPQLATMCLETIDKCTPEALNAEGFIDIDVDTLSSVLDRDSLRVKEARLFTAVLKWSEAECLRQGLSVNPSNQRTVLGPLLQKVRFPLMTVEEFAQGPGQSGILTDHESVTLFLYFTVNPKPPVKFLDVPRCSMSGKEQTVCRFQQIECRWGYSGSSDKIRFIVDRRIFVVGFGLYGSIHNPTEYQTTIQIFHTGSGRLLGSNESSFLSDGTNSTFRVMFKEPIEILPNTNYTANAMLKGIDSHYGTKGMRKVCVDCPLGLRVTFQFSYSAGNNNGTSVEDGQIPEIIFYT from the exons ATGTCTTCTTCCTCCCCGTCCTCTTCGCTTTCTTTATCCGGAGGAGGAGGGGCCTCATCTCTGCCCATTGAAACCACGGCCTCGCGCTTGGATCGCTCAGCCCAGCGCTTAAACGCCCCTCTATCCTCTTCCAACCCGCCCACCACTGAGAGCGAAGGGGGACCCAGAGCATCAGAATCCGTGGGAATCAACATGAGCAGTCCGCTCCATCCGGATGAGCGAGATTTGAAGGGCGGGGCAGAGGAAGAACTAACAGAAGGCCTAAATGAGGATGTGAATGGTCTAGAGGTG GATTCCACTCTTGAACCCGAAGTCGATGATGTTCCAGCCGCCACACCCGCGAATCTCCTCCCTTCCACGCGATCTCGCCCCATTCCCTTGCCACCTCAACAGATTCGCAGCCAGCCTCCGAGACGTTGGCGAGCCAACTCCAACGATTCCTCCCATCATCATTTACCAACTAATGGGCAAGCCCTGGACCTCGATGATGCCACGGTCGAAGTCTCGGACATGATCCTAAACGTGTCTTTAAATCGCCCCAATCCGATTACCTCGAGCCCTGCTGTCAACCAGAGTCAAGCCTCTAATAGCAAGTACACCTCAAGTTCGACCGTAGCCGTTTCGACCGGTGGCCAAAGTGGGGTTGACCCTGATCCGCCCTCCTCCGTGGTGAACTTACAGCTGACCTCAATCGCTCACAATTGGCAAGCCACCAAGATGACCATTAAAGACCGTTTAAGCTTCATGTTCAACAACGAAGTCCTGGCTGATATTCATTTCATCGTGGGCAAAGATGCGGCTCAACAAAGGATTCCCGCCCATCGATTTGTACTCTCCGTTGGATCGGCCGTGTTTGATGCCATGTTCAACTCGAAGTTAGCCACGAAGGATGTGGAAATCACCCTCCCGGACGTGGAACCGGCCTCTTTCTTGGCTCTTTTGCGGTTTATTTATTCCGATGAGGTTCAAATCGGGCCCGAGACAGTCATGACCACTTTATACACGGCCAAGAAATACGCTGTGCCCGCTTTAGAAAAGCATTGTGTGGACTTTCTCAAGCATAATTTGTCGGCGGATAATGCTTTCATGCTATTGACGCAAGCTCGGCTCTTTGACGAACCCCAATTGGCCACCATGTGTCTGGAGACCATTGATAAATGTACACCAGAGGCTTTGAACGCGGAGGGATTCATTGATATTGACGTTGACACACTTTCGTCGGTTCTGGATCGGGATTCCCTCCGAGTGAAAGAAGCCCGATTGTTTACCGCCGTGCTCAA GTGGAGTGAGGCAGAATGCTTACGTCAAGGCTTGTCGGTGAATCCGTCTAATCAGCGAACAGTTTTGGGTCCGTTGCTACAAAAAGTCCGATTTCCTCTGATGACAGTAGAGGAATTTGCTCAAGGCCCCGGCCAAAGCGGAATACTCACCGATCA CGAATCTGTGACCTTGTTTCTGTACTTTACTGTGAATCCGAAACCACCCGTCAAGTTCTTGGATGTGCCCAGATGTTCCATGTCCGGCAAGGAGCAAACTGTATGTCGGTTTCAACAAATTGAATGTCGATGGGGTTATTCTGGATCGTCAGACAAGATCAG gtTCATTGTGGATCGACGGATCTTCGTTGTGGGCTTTGGGCTTTATGGCAGTATTCACAATCCCACCGAGTATCAGACCACCATCCAGATCTTCCACACGGGCTCGGGTCGATTGCTTGGCTCAAATGAGTCTTCCTTTTTGTCAGATGGAACCAATTCCACGTTCCGTGTCATGTTTAAAGAGCCCATCGAGATTCTGCCCAACACAAACTACACGGCGAATGCCATGCTAAAG GGAATCGACTCGCATTATGGCACCAAAGGGATGCGGAAAGTGTGTGTGGATTGTCCTTTAGGCTTGAGAGTCACGTTCCAATTCTCGTATTCTGCCGGGAACAACAATGGAACCTCGGTGGAAGATGGACAGATACCGGAAATCATCTTTTATACATAA
- the LOC131879353 gene encoding substance-K receptor-like encodes MADTMDKAADTVRGVARAAGEGMASIANTIQQSVNENIEDYEDAIDDYIPPQIELNDGNGISTSLPDFESSSVSSGYILNDTNQWGWITLYVVTIVIAILGNLLFIVASLCTKRTRTTGYYLLINLSIRDILLACLCVPFTLDSEIIAYTWNFGGIYCIVYKFAYYCFLFFLPLTILFLAFHLFVENCKWNFAGEEGVVPRPWAHTLYIPLIWFFSSVFAVPTVFYAKVHNETDDFYGNEIVRRPDDSLACVFATGGDWGPGSDFYYVSSNILTFALPFVLLFIPWWALLVQVCGCCTRKLRSSEFWLSIITIFLILFYETSRAPFELFNIHHIMTTWKILGPFEPFIPNIDSEPYKAVMKWAVYAPALLHPLLYFTFSPEARHGVYILFTRMCSCCCTKSDRDVEVASDDEKGRMLDSKKETENAVGEDQAGVPLQSKQEDEM; translated from the exons ATGGCGGATACAATGGATAAAGCTGCTGACACAGTGAGGGGCGTGGCCCGGGCTGCGGGAGAAGGCATGGCTAGTATTGCGAACACAATACAACAATCTGTGAACGAAAATATCGAAGACTATGAAGATGCGATAGATGATTATATTCCTCCACAAATAGAG CTCAACGACGGCAACGGGATATCGACTTCGTTACCAGATTTCGAAAGCTCCTCAGTCTCTTCTGGGTATATTCTCAACGATACAAACCAATGGGGATGGATCACCTTATATGTGGTCACCATTGTGATCGCCATTCTTGGCAACTTGCTCTTTATTGTGGCAAGTCTATGCACCAAGCGAACCCGAACCACAGGTTACTATCTGCTCATCAACCTGTCCATCCGGGACATCCTCCTCGCGTGTCTCTGTGTTCCATTCACCTTGGACTCTGAGATCATCGCGTACACCTGGAACTTTGGTGGCATCTATTGTATTGTGTACAAGTTTGCCTACTATTGCTTTCTGTTCTTCTTGCCCTTGACCATCTTGTTCCTCGCGTTCCACTTGTTTGTGGAGAACTGCAAATGGAACTTTGCGGGCGAGGAAGGTGTGGTTCCACGGCCCTGGGCACATACCCTTTACATTCCTCTGATCTGGTTCTTCTCGTCGGTGTTTGCGGTGCCCACGGTGTTTTACGCTAAGGTTCATAACGAAACCGACGATTTCTACGGCAACGAAATTGTCCGAAGACCAGACGATTCGTTG gCTTGCGTGTTTGCCACAGGTGGCGATTGGGGCCCAGGGAGCGATTTCTATTACGTATCCTCCAATATCCTGACCTTCGCACTTCCTTTCGTGCTCCTGTTCATCCCATGGTGGGCTTTATTGGTTCAAGTATGCGGATGTTGCACCAGGAAGCTCCGCTCCTCGGAATTCTGGCTCTCGATCATTACCATTTTCCTGATCTTGTTCTACGAGACATCTCGAGCTCCCTTCGAGCTTTTCAACATCCATCACATCATGACCACATGGAAGATCCTCGGACCGTTCGAGCCGTTCATCCCGAACATTGACAGCGAGCCCTACAAAGCGGTGATGAAATGGGCCGTCTACGCCCCCGCCCTACTCCACCCCTTGCTCTACTTTACATTCTCGCCCGAGGCCAGACATGGCGTGTACATTCTATTCACCCGTATGTGCTCTTGTTGCTGCACCAAGAGCGACCGAGACGTGGAAGTGGCCTCGGACGATGAGAAAGGTCGCATGCTCGATAGCAAGAAAGAGACCGAGAATGCTGTCGGCGAAGATCAAGCCGGGGTGCCCCTCCAATCGAAACAGGAGGATGAGATGTGA
- the LOC131879602 gene encoding uncharacterized protein LOC131879602 — MAPVKEFEFSSLKEALDKKEVTLVDVRNHSELKESGKIPGSFCIPLPELEHAFSMDEGTFESTYGFSKPNREVPSTLVITCRSGRRVQIALDQLEKLGYGQVGTNMADYTYQDLHEAVVSGDAVVIDIRNKKELEETGQIPNSHCIPISCLEKAFKMDQDTFLQEYGFDKPAKETSRKLVVSDFKGQRVPEAVDLLKKSGYEDVRPYKGGFEDWKQHNGPIEQYR; from the exons ATGGCGCCTGTTAAAG AGTTCGAGTTTTCAAGCCTGAAAGAGGCTCTTGACAAGAAGGAGGTGACCCTTGTGGACGTCAGAAACCATTCAGAGCTTAAGGAATCGGGAAAAATCCCAGGAAGCTTCTGCATTCCAC TGCCCGAGCTTGAACATGCCTTTTCGATGGATGAAGGGACCTTTGAGAGCACATACGGATTCTCGAAGCCCAATCGAGAAGTGCCAAGTACCCTGGTGATCACTTGTCGAAGTGGACGACGAGTGCAAATCGCCTTGGACCAACTCGAAAAATTGGGTTATGGCCAAGTCGG AACCAACATGGCTGACTACACCTACCAAGATCTCCACGAAGCCGTTGTATCCGGAGATGCCGTGGTCATTGATATCCGGAACAAAAAGGAGTTGGAAGAAACCGGTCAGATTCCCAACAGTCATTGTATTCCCA TTTCTTGCCTCGAAAAAGCGTTCAAGATGGATCAAGACACGTTCCTTCAAGAATACGGATTCGATAAACCCGCGAAAGAAACGAGCAGAAAGCTAGTGGTGAGCGACTTTAAAGGCCAAAGAGTGCCTGAGGCTGTGGatcttttaaagaaatctggTTACGAAGACGTTCGGCCTTACAAGGGAGGATTCGAAGACTGGAAACAACATAATGGTCCCATTGAACAATACCGATAA
- the LOC131879348 gene encoding BTB/POZ domain-containing protein 1-like isoform X2, with protein MSSSSPSSSLSLSGGGGASSLPIETTASRLDRSAQRLNAPLSSSNPPTTESEGGPRASESVGINMSSPLHPDERDLKGGAEEELTEGLNEDVNGLEDSTLEPEVDDVPAATPANLLPSTRSRPIPLPPQQIRSQPPRRWRANSNDSSHHHLPTNGQALDLDDATVEVSDMILNVSLNRPNPITSSPAVNQSQASNSKYTSSSTVAVSTGGQSGVDPDPPSSVVNLQLTSIAHNWQATKMTIKDRLSFMFNNEVLADIHFIVGKDAAQQRIPAHRFVLSVGSAVFDAMFNSKLATKDVEITLPDVEPASFLALLRFIYSDEVQIGPETVMTTLYTAKKYAVPALEKHCVDFLKHNLSADNAFMLLTQARLFDEPQLATMCLETIDKCTPEALNAEGFIDIDVDTLSSVLDRDSLRVKEARLFTAVLKWSEAECLRQGLSVNPSNQRTVLGPLLQKVRFPLMTVEEFAQGPGQSGILTDHESVTLFLYFTVNPKPPVKFLDVPRCSMSGKEQTVCRFQQIECRWGYSGSSDKIRFIVDRRIFVVGFGLYGSIHNPTEYQTTIQIFHTGSGRLLGSNESSFLSDGTNSTFRVMFKEPIEILPNTNYTANAMLKGIDSHYGTKGMRKVCVDCPLGLRVTFQFSYSAGNNNGTSVEDGQIPEIIFYT; from the exons ATGTCTTCTTCCTCCCCGTCCTCTTCGCTTTCTTTATCCGGAGGAGGAGGGGCCTCATCTCTGCCCATTGAAACCACGGCCTCGCGCTTGGATCGCTCAGCCCAGCGCTTAAACGCCCCTCTATCCTCTTCCAACCCGCCCACCACTGAGAGCGAAGGGGGACCCAGAGCATCAGAATCCGTGGGAATCAACATGAGCAGTCCGCTCCATCCGGATGAGCGAGATTTGAAGGGCGGGGCAGAGGAAGAACTAACAGAAGGCCTAAATGAGGATGTGAATGGTCTAGAG GATTCCACTCTTGAACCCGAAGTCGATGATGTTCCAGCCGCCACACCCGCGAATCTCCTCCCTTCCACGCGATCTCGCCCCATTCCCTTGCCACCTCAACAGATTCGCAGCCAGCCTCCGAGACGTTGGCGAGCCAACTCCAACGATTCCTCCCATCATCATTTACCAACTAATGGGCAAGCCCTGGACCTCGATGATGCCACGGTCGAAGTCTCGGACATGATCCTAAACGTGTCTTTAAATCGCCCCAATCCGATTACCTCGAGCCCTGCTGTCAACCAGAGTCAAGCCTCTAATAGCAAGTACACCTCAAGTTCGACCGTAGCCGTTTCGACCGGTGGCCAAAGTGGGGTTGACCCTGATCCGCCCTCCTCCGTGGTGAACTTACAGCTGACCTCAATCGCTCACAATTGGCAAGCCACCAAGATGACCATTAAAGACCGTTTAAGCTTCATGTTCAACAACGAAGTCCTGGCTGATATTCATTTCATCGTGGGCAAAGATGCGGCTCAACAAAGGATTCCCGCCCATCGATTTGTACTCTCCGTTGGATCGGCCGTGTTTGATGCCATGTTCAACTCGAAGTTAGCCACGAAGGATGTGGAAATCACCCTCCCGGACGTGGAACCGGCCTCTTTCTTGGCTCTTTTGCGGTTTATTTATTCCGATGAGGTTCAAATCGGGCCCGAGACAGTCATGACCACTTTATACACGGCCAAGAAATACGCTGTGCCCGCTTTAGAAAAGCATTGTGTGGACTTTCTCAAGCATAATTTGTCGGCGGATAATGCTTTCATGCTATTGACGCAAGCTCGGCTCTTTGACGAACCCCAATTGGCCACCATGTGTCTGGAGACCATTGATAAATGTACACCAGAGGCTTTGAACGCGGAGGGATTCATTGATATTGACGTTGACACACTTTCGTCGGTTCTGGATCGGGATTCCCTCCGAGTGAAAGAAGCCCGATTGTTTACCGCCGTGCTCAA GTGGAGTGAGGCAGAATGCTTACGTCAAGGCTTGTCGGTGAATCCGTCTAATCAGCGAACAGTTTTGGGTCCGTTGCTACAAAAAGTCCGATTTCCTCTGATGACAGTAGAGGAATTTGCTCAAGGCCCCGGCCAAAGCGGAATACTCACCGATCA CGAATCTGTGACCTTGTTTCTGTACTTTACTGTGAATCCGAAACCACCCGTCAAGTTCTTGGATGTGCCCAGATGTTCCATGTCCGGCAAGGAGCAAACTGTATGTCGGTTTCAACAAATTGAATGTCGATGGGGTTATTCTGGATCGTCAGACAAGATCAG gtTCATTGTGGATCGACGGATCTTCGTTGTGGGCTTTGGGCTTTATGGCAGTATTCACAATCCCACCGAGTATCAGACCACCATCCAGATCTTCCACACGGGCTCGGGTCGATTGCTTGGCTCAAATGAGTCTTCCTTTTTGTCAGATGGAACCAATTCCACGTTCCGTGTCATGTTTAAAGAGCCCATCGAGATTCTGCCCAACACAAACTACACGGCGAATGCCATGCTAAAG GGAATCGACTCGCATTATGGCACCAAAGGGATGCGGAAAGTGTGTGTGGATTGTCCTTTAGGCTTGAGAGTCACGTTCCAATTCTCGTATTCTGCCGGGAACAACAATGGAACCTCGGTGGAAGATGGACAGATACCGGAAATCATCTTTTATACATAA